Within Anopheles nili chromosome 3, idAnoNiliSN_F5_01, whole genome shotgun sequence, the genomic segment TATGGGTTAATCTCTGTTCAAACGGCACCCTCGCCAGGGTCCGCTTCCTGGGGTAGGGCTTATCAGCCCATGCCCTGTGCGGAGATGCCCGGGTGGCTGCGTGTCCCGGGGATCTCTTTGCGCCCAGGCACGATCGCTTATCATCCATATATCAAGGCGGTGTTTGCTGGTTGGAACCGCAGACTCCGCCACTGTGACGCGATCGTCCACCTAATGCCTTGAGCCGTCGGTAAGCGAGGCTTCGCAAGTGGCCACTGGTCCATCCGAGGGTAGACAACAGTGGTCAGTGAGCCTGCTGCTCAACGGGTGAGACTTTTCAGAAAGTGAAAGCCCTTCGAGTGGACAAAACCTTCGCGCGGAGTCCGGTGGCTTGGCAGAAGTCTGCTGAAACTGTAGCTTGACGCAACACGCACCGCAAGGACTCTTTTGTTACCGCGGGCACGTACGGCGAGTGTCGAATCTGGATGTCGGTGCGTGCATCGTGGTTGCGTTATTTAGGTTgtgaatgtgatttttgtgAGGGCATTCTAATTATTGGTGTCAACAGCCGAGGCGATAGCGCGTGTGTGATGTGATTACGGCGCGTGCTGCATCGAACACCAGCTAGCGTTAGACCAAAACGCCGAACATCAGAAGTGATTCATAGTGCTTCAACGCAGTGCTGATTGGTGTGTCGCGATGGTTTCCGAGAAGGATCTGGGTGCTTGCGATGTCGGTCCACGCGATGGTGAGGAAGTCACAAACGGGAACGTGCCTGACGATGGGCACAGGACCGAAGCGGATGTGGATCGTGGTGAACGCGAGCAGGTGGTAGTGCGCGAAACCAAGGAGCGATATGTCGCGTACAACAACGGCAAGAAGGCGATCGAGTCGCCCGAGATGCAGAAGATGCTGCCCGAGGATCTGGAGGATATGTACCGAGACATGCCAATCACCAAGGATACGTCGTGTGGGCTGTGGATATTCAAGGGACCGCTTTTACAGAGGTAATACAGACTAGTGGAGGATCGTTGGTTTGAGATCGCTTAAAAGGGGATCAACTTCGAGTTAGGATGTTAGTTAGAGCTGGTTCAAGTGCTGCTGCTTACAAGTgatctgttatttttttttcactcaaccACCTTTCAACGCAGATTCGCCAACAAGAAGGTGTACGTGTTCATGTACGGTGTGGTCGGGTGCATCTTTTCCGCCACCTACGCGTACTTTAACGGCACCATTACGACGCTGGAGAAACGGTACAAAATTCCGAGCAAAAACACGGGCATCATCTCGGTGGGTAACGACATCAGCGCCCTGCTGCTATCGGCTATCCTCAGCTACTACGCCGGTAAAGGCCACCGGCCGCGCTGGATCGCGGTCGGGCTGCTGATGATAACGATCTTCTGCTGGATGACGGCTCTACCGCATCTGCTGTACGGACCGGGTGAGGCCGCTCTGTCGCTGACCACCGAATACGGTGCCACGTACGATGCCAACCAAACGCTTGAGGTGCTGGAAGCTCAGAAGGCGAAAACGCTCTGCCGAACTAATGGTGAGTGTTGAGATAGGGACAAGGAACTGCAGCAGAAGGTACTAGAACCTTAACTCGAATTCTCGTTTCCAGCGACACGTGGCGccgagtgcgagcgagaagaagGCAATCTGGCACCACAGATCGTACTGTTCGTAGCGCAGTTCATCTCAGGCATCGGTAGTTCGCTTTACTACACGCTGGGCGTTTCCTACATGGACGATAACATCAAAAAGTCCAAAACGCCCGCCCTGGTGAGCGTCTCATACTTCTTGCGAATGCTCGGCCCAGCCATCGGGTATGCACTGGCGTCTTACTTCTTGAAGCTGTACATCTCACCTTCGATGACGCCCACCATCGGTACGGCCGATCCTCGCTGGCTGGGTGCCTGGTGGATGGGTTGGTTGATCCTTGGTGCCGTGCTGGCGTTCTTCGCCATCTTTATGGCCATGTTCCCGAAGCAACTACCCCGGGCAGCCGTACGTGCGCGAATCGCACAGGAAAAGCGCCGACTTGGGATGCAGCTGAGTGATGCATCGCGTCGCGAGGATGAACTGCCCGCCTCGTTCAAGGACATGCTGAAGACGTTCAAACGGCTGGTTCGCAACAAAATCCTGATGCTGAACAACATTGCGTCGGTGTTCTACTTCTTCGGGTACATGCCGTACTGGATCTTCACGCCGAAGTACATCGAGACGCAGTACAAGCAGTCGGCGTCCACCTCGAGCCTGGTCACGGGCACGGTGGCGCTAGTGTTCTCCGCTGTCGGTGTCCTGTTGTCGGGACTCGTCATCTCGAAGTACAAACCGCGCGCACGCTACATGGCCGCGTGGAACGTGATTGTCGGTGTGCTCTCGGTGATGGGCATGATCGCGTACGCCTTCCTGGGCTGTTCGGCTAGTGAGAACTCGGTCATCGTCAACATTTCCTCGCAGTACGTACATCTAGATGGCGTTGTTGTACGCCGAAAGGTGGAACTGTTATAcatctggttttttttttactgctctCAACCCTTAGAACGGACACAACACCGACGTGCAATTCGGCCTGCCAGTGCGATTACGTCAAGTACTCGCCGATTTGTGGGGAAGACGGCAATACGTACATCTCCGCCTGCCACGCAGGCTGCCAGCGCCAGAACCAGTACGGTGACCTCAAGGTAAGCCGACATTGACACCAACCCCCGGAGATAGCGTGCCCTCTTATCTGCCGCGTGGCACTGGTGCGTGAGCGcgtttattatcatttttttcacattccaGATCTACGGCGAGTGTTCGTGCATCACTTCAGTGGCGAATTATACCAGCCCGCTTTACCAACAGCTGCTCACTGGTGGCAATCGCCGTGCGGGACTCGCGGACGAGAAGATGGTCAGTAAAAGCACCATTGCCCTTTACACTCGCATGGTAATGGCGTTGTCTTTTGTTGCTCTTACAGCTTTCAGTCGGAGGATCCGCCATCGCTGGGCCGTGCCCGATGGACTGCTACAAGGAGTTCGTCACCTTCCTGGTTGTGATGTGCTTCCTGAAGTTCTCGGGCGCGACCGGGAGGGCAAGCAACTTCCTGGTGTCGGTGCGGTGTGTTGATGAGCGGGATAAGGCAGTGTCGATGGGCTTCGGTATGATGGTGCTGAGTCTGATGTCCTTCATACCGAGCCCGATTTTCTTTGGTCTCGTGCTGGACAAGACATGCCTTGTGTGGGGCAAAACGTGCACTGGCAAGGGTAATTGCTGGCTGTATGATGGTGAAACGCTCAGGTAACGTATCCCATCGTATGTATGCTAGATGTGCTTCTACAGTGTTGCTCGTTGCAGGTATTTGCTGAACTTTATTGCGGCAGCTTTCGTGCTGGTGGGGACCTTGTTCGATTGTGGCGTGTGGTATTATGTGAAGGATCTGAAGATCTTCGACGACGAGGTAAAAGACAAGGAGATTGCGTtggcagaaaaagaagaagaagctgtAATGGATCGGCCGGCTTAGAGGATAAGAATGTCGAAGGATTAGCTTTAACTCGTGGATCAATTCTGCTTCACCGCTCGTCGGTGCGAAGCGAAGCGGAGTTGTAGTTGATACATTTTGTTACGCGCGTGTTAAGATTTTTCATAGTTGTTAAAAACTGGAAAAAATGTATAGAACATATGTGttgataatttaaataattagtTATTGCTTAAGAAAGCATACAAGTGCAGatcatgttttatttgttgaatGAGAAACAGGTGGCATAAAGGTACGTTGAGCGTAAGACGCACGCTGATAAATAACGACAGTTCACACTAATTAAAGCAATAAACCGCTATAAATCTTTGGGCTTGTTACACAACAATTTATTTAGCTTGAAAATATGTGCATCACCATCAAAATCCAGGACACCATCAGATGCAATTGCATGTGCATCATTATATCCGTATGGAGCGTCGCGCGCCATCTAGAGTAAACCTATGAAACTACAGTTGAAATATTGCGCCTAAGAAGTATGCAATAAGCATAGCGCCGTCTGTCGGAAAATTCCTACGGattgtgaaagttttcccgggaaatttttaaaaaatatcctCTTTTTGATGGCAATTTTAATTCAGAATTGTAATCAACGAAAAATGGTCCATACTTTCCAAAATGGGGAATAGTAAAATGCTACTAAATTAGAACCATCTAAATTATCACCAATCAAAATGTCCTAACGCAATCAGGTGTTCTATTTTACATCTGTTTTACTAACTGAATCAGactaaaataacatttattgACGGTAGCTCGACCACTCGTCAGAAGCCAGTGCGTAGTAGCCGTACAGCAGGATAACACTGTTTGCACCGGCGTGCTGTTTACTGTTGCCTCTAAAACGTGCGCGCTTTTCACGCTCCGTGGAGCTAAAGATGCGCCCGACCAGGCAGCTGGTGTACGGGAAGGCCACTCAAACCTCCACCACGTTCATCCCAACGGCAGAGCGCCTTGCAAACGATGCTAGCACGGGTTAATCTGCGACCTATCAGGCGCAAGCGGCAATAAAAGGTGCTAAAGCTGCTGATAAGTTACCGCCAGCCGTCAGCCAGAGCATAGCTCGATCGGGCCGCAGTTGAAGCCACGACCTCGGCAAGACGGCACCATGAACGGCAGCCTGGCGAACGGATTGAACGAGACCCGAAAGGTGCCACCGCAGAAGATCGCCTTCGATCGCAGCGAGTCAGTCTACAGCGAACAagatgttcagtgtggcttcTGGGTGTGCCGTGGCCCAATATGGCAACGATTGGCCAGCAAGAAGCTGTACGTACTTCTGTTCGGGCTGATGGGGTGCTTTCTCAACTCGACCACGTCGTACTTCTACGGCACGCTTACGACGGTCGAGAAGAGCATTCAAATCTCGTCCCGCACGGTTGGTATCATCACAGCCGGGTCAGATATGTCCTTCGTGCTGGCCTCACTGTTCCTTTCATACTACGCGTCAAATCGCCGGAAACCACTATGGATCGCAATGGGCATCGTCAGCATGGCACTATCGTGCTTCGTGAACGCACTGCCACACTTTCTGTTCTCGCCTGCACGTGATCAGCTCGAGCAGAGTGCAGGCAACTGGACGCAGTCGAAGAGCGCCGACAACCTGTGCCGAGAGGATCGACTGCCACCGGACTGTTCGCTGGATGTGGGCAACCTGCAACCACAGTTGTTGCTGTTCTTCGGCAGCTTTCTGTCCGGCATCGGAACGTCACTGTACTTCACGCTCGGGCTCACTTACCTGGATGATAACGTGCGCAAGGAGAAGGTACCATTTCTATCCAGCATTGCAGCGTTCGGTCGGCGAATGGGCCCGTTGGTGGGTTTCTCGTTGGCTTCCCTATGTCTGAAGTACTTCGTGTACGTCGGAGTGGATCCTGGATACGATCAGAGCGATCCTCGATGGGTTGGTGCCTGGTGGATGGGTTGGCTTGTGCTTGGCTCGACACTCATCATCATTGCGCCCTTTTTCGGTGAGTTggggcgatggaaaatcctCTCGTAATTTCACCACGTTTGAAAAATCAGCGAGATGACGCGACAGTTCTGGGGACTGGGCGCccatctgctgctgtttgcgtTGCTGACCGCAGATAGCAAACCATGCCGAGCGCCCGTGCAATAAAGCATCACGCGAGATACGTTTTGCATCCATCGCAGCAACCGTTGAAGGCGGTGTCTTAGCAATTAACCGTGGTGTTGGGTTCTTTCCATTGCAGCAAGCTTCCCGAAAGTGCTGCCAAGGACAGCTGAGCGAATTTCACTGTCACGTCAGGCGAGTCGCACGAGTGAAGCCACCGCAGGCGTGGATCCTGAGGATGTTGATCCCGACAAGAAGGTATCCTTCAGTGACATGCTGGTCACACTGCGCCGGCTCGTCACGAATAAGGCGTACGTGTTTAACAACGCGGCCAGCATCTTCTACTTCTTCGGTTATATGCCGTTCTTCTTATTCCAAGCGAAGTACATCGAGATTCAGTACCGATTGACACCCTCACAAGCTAAGTAAGCCCGGGATACATTCTGCAGGAGCTAATAAGAGTTTAAAGAGACGGTTTCTCATCCCTTAGCATGATCACCGGGTCTGTTTCGCTGGTATTTTCCGCCTTGGGTGTCCTTATTGGGGGCATGGTCATACAGAAGCTGCGTGTAACCTCTCGGCAACTCGCCGGATGGAATATTGCCACAAGCATTCTGTCGGCGGTGGGCATCGTTGGGTATGCTTGGTTCGGATGCTCAGCTCTCAATAACGCCGATATTGTAGCCAAGTAAGTAGAGGTCTCGATCACGCGGAAATGACTCTACATTTTCTGACCTTCCAGTTCTCAGGATGTGTCATGCAGTTTGGGTTGTAACTGcgattttgtaaaatatgcaCCAATTTGTGGTAGCGATGGCCAGACGTACCTCTCACCGTGTCACGCAGGATGTCGAGATGAAGATAGAAGTGGATCGTTGGTAGGTCACAGGAGAtcagctgcagttgcatctAAAGTGCATCGGCTCATGtttgcattcgcttttccatgcAGCTTTACACAAACTGCTCCTGCATTCCGGGATATCAGAGCGGTGATGGTAACTACACATCCGGTTTCGGTTCTGCCGTCCCTGGAAGCTGCCCCGTCGACTGCTGGACACCGTTCTACTTCTTTCTCATAGTGATGTGCATCAACAAGTTCATCGGTGGTACCGAGTCGGCAGCCAACTTTCTCATCGGCTTGAGGTAACTCGATCGTACGAGTGGACCTCGTCCACTTGCTAATGATTTGTGTTCTTCTCAGGTGTGTTGAACCACGCGATAAAGCGATCTCGATGGGCTTCTCGATGGCGGTCAACACGTTGTTCTCATTTCTTCCGGCACCGATCATCTTCGGAGCGATCATCGATCGCACCTGTGTGCTGTGGGGCAGAACTTGCGCCAAACGTGGCAATTGCTGGTTGTACGATGGTGAAGCACTGCGCGTGTCCATGAACTACACGGCAGCCGTATTCGTGCTGATCGGTACGTGCTTTGATATGGGCACCTGGTACTACTCGAAGAACTTTAAAATATTCGATGACGTCCCGGAGGAAAACGCGACCGTTCCTGTTGAGAAGGAGCTGGAGACACTCGTCAGCAAAGGCgagaaaaatccctcccaGATCACTCGAACGGAATGATCATCCCACAGTGGGTTAACCTTGGTGCATCTCGAAGTGGGTCCGAAAGCGTGGGTCGTGTGCCATCAGTACCAGTTTCAGTGTGCGTGCTTATCTCCCGCAGGGTGGCTTATCACTTGCTTGCTAAGAAGTATGTACAAGACAAACTGACCCTTGGCTTTTGGTGGCAGCCCATCCGAGGGGAGAATGTGATTTACCATCTCGAAGGGAGAATAAAGATAAACCTGTTACAGTGAACCATGTATTCTGTTACTTCCGGTGGCGCCTTTGAGATAACAGTTCAAACGTACAGTAAAAAAGATGAAAGACAGACACGCGCATTTTGGAGTTCGATCAATCtctatcatttttattttgtaataaTTATATTAGTACACACGAGTTGCATTCGAGTTGCCAGTTTCTCGCCTAGAAACGGTTTAAATATACAAAGAAACGAACAGAAACCCTTCCAAACATAAGTTCTACAAACGCCTCGGATTACGATGTCCTTTCGCGTTTGCGCgcctttctctttttcgctctctctctctatctctctctctctttctctctctctctctgtcgcaaTTTATCGCCTCCACACCAAAACCGAAATCTATTCCATTGAGCACTTAAACACTAAAGTATCACAGATTTTGCGAAAtttgtttcgatcgatcgtcgtcgtgtcttcgttttttttttattcactcgcGTGTAGTGTGAgttgtgttgcttttgtttttttttgtgttgctttttcttccttttttatatcCTTGCTAAGAGATTCTTGCTTCGTCTAACGCTACTATACCGTACCTATTCGGTGTTCTTCTCCAtcatataaataaaaccacgaTCGGGCGCAGTCGAGCCCGTGTACGAAATGGTGCGAAGGGCGAAGGGATTGCTTGCCATTGTGTGTGACGAAGTCCTGCCAGCCGGGTGCTGGGACCTGCCGCAGGACCTCGtaagtcttttttttctgtagccCCCGAGAGCATGAGCAGAGAACGCCCTATGGCGAGACTGAAGCTGTAGAGCATGCTTACTGAACGCACAAACGTCTGCAAATGATCGTTGAAATATCAGACCAAATATCGAGCCTCTTTGAAAGGGATACTTTGGAGGCTTCGCAGTATTTACACGTTAAAAGAACGTGCCTCTTGATCCTCGTGGTTCTTGCTAGACATTCTCGCTAACACTCAGCTTTCAGGAAGGGCTATCGCAATTCCATGTACACTACTGCTCCCTACGCATATGCCTACGCTACTCGATCGCTACTTCGTACGGGTAAGTTCGATGTACACATGCACTTCTAAGCAGGAGGGCTTAAAACCGTGGaaagttcgttttttttttcttctattaaGCTTCGGCGTTGCATTCGTCTACTAGTCTAGAGTATAGAGGCTACCTTTCGttcgtcgttcgttcgtgcgcGGTCCGCTACATTAACGCGGcctgttcgttttgtttctgtgCCTATTTAATTACAATTACGTCCACCCGTCCTGTGACGGGcacacgcacgtgtgtgtgtgtgtatgcatggGGGTGTATTTCATCCCTTCATCTCGATGTCTGCTAACATTTTGCTACTGCTGAACTTACGACATAATGCTACTCACAACGGGCGGGGGATTGGGCTGATGCTGTCTCATCTCGCTAAACTCGCTATATGCTACGCTGTTATGTACTTGTCTCTGTAgtgctgcttttgctttctgttttaatggtttttttttctttcgtttgtctCCTActactgttttattttgtttgtgcatTGTCATAGGATTTCCTTCGCTTATCACAgacattgttgttgttgttgttgttattttgctTGTTAAAATGAGTCACTGCTCTAGGGATGGGAGGCTGATCCTGAAACGAAAAGGGGCGATCGTCAGTATCTACATCCTTCGAACGAATCACAGGGTCGTATGGTTCACCTCATCAAACGTTTCCATCGCCCTGGTACACGTCCAGCTCGTTATCCTTCGGGTTGGTCGAACATTGCTATTTGGGAggggaaattgaaaaccatAAAACCAGGTGAGAAAATGAATAGCACACGCACGTGTGATCGTATCCTTACCGATTGCTTCGCTTCCCATCGCTTTAGCGCCGATTTGTACCGTTCAAACTCGTGGCACCAGTCGGAGTAAATCTTCTGATAATCGTTGCCTTTGCTGGGTGCCGTACACCTGCGTGATAAAAGAAGAAGTTTAGGCAAAGGTGCTACTCCAACACAGGGACAACATTGGCTTACCGATGAGCATCGACGACGAGACTGAAACTGCACAGAAGCGATCCACCGAGGTAACAATCGTACCGGCCACCATCAGCTTCGTTGATCGCGATCACCACCAGACCACCCTCGGACGTCTCGATGTGCTTGGTAACGGTGTACCGGACCTCATACCGGCCACGTTCCTTCGAGTGGTGATACCAGGTGACCGGTTGGTACTTCAGGATTTCCGGCACCCGCGCGAAACACCCAAGATGCACGCTCTGCCCAAACGTGACGATGAT encodes:
- the LOC128724592 gene encoding solute carrier organic anion transporter family member 74D-like; amino-acid sequence: MVSEKDLGACDVGPRDGEEVTNGNVPDDGHRTEADVDRGEREQVVVRETKERYVAYNNGKKAIESPEMQKMLPEDLEDMYRDMPITKDTSCGLWIFKGPLLQRFANKKVYVFMYGVVGCIFSATYAYFNGTITTLEKRYKIPSKNTGIISVGNDISALLLSAILSYYAGKGHRPRWIAVGLLMITIFCWMTALPHLLYGPGEAALSLTTEYGATYDANQTLEVLEAQKAKTLCRTNATRGAECEREEGNLAPQIVLFVAQFISGIGSSLYYTLGVSYMDDNIKKSKTPALVSVSYFLRMLGPAIGYALASYFLKLYISPSMTPTIGTADPRWLGAWWMGWLILGAVLAFFAIFMAMFPKQLPRAAVRARIAQEKRRLGMQLSDASRREDELPASFKDMLKTFKRLVRNKILMLNNIASVFYFFGYMPYWIFTPKYIETQYKQSASTSSLVTGTVALVFSAVGVLLSGLVISKYKPRARYMAAWNVIVGVLSVMGMIAYAFLGCSASENSVIVNISSQTDTTPTCNSACQCDYVKYSPICGEDGNTYISACHAGCQRQNQYGDLKIYGECSCITSVANYTSPLYQQLLTGGNRRAGLADEKMLSVGGSAIAGPCPMDCYKEFVTFLVVMCFLKFSGATGRASNFLVSVRCVDERDKAVSMGFGMMVLSLMSFIPSPIFFGLVLDKTCLVWGKTCTGKGNCWLYDGETLRYLLNFIAAAFVLVGTLFDCGVWYYVKDLKIFDDEVKDKEIALAEKEEEAVMDRPA
- the LOC128725943 gene encoding solute carrier organic anion transporter family member 74D-like translates to MNGSLANGLNETRKVPPQKIAFDRSESVYSEQDVQCGFWVCRGPIWQRLASKKLYVLLFGLMGCFLNSTTSYFYGTLTTVEKSIQISSRTVGIITAGSDMSFVLASLFLSYYASNRRKPLWIAMGIVSMALSCFVNALPHFLFSPARDQLEQSAGNWTQSKSADNLCREDRLPPDCSLDVGNLQPQLLLFFGSFLSGIGTSLYFTLGLTYLDDNVRKEKVPFLSSIAAFGRRMGPLVGFSLASLCLKYFVYVGVDPGYDQSDPRWVGAWWMGWLVLGSTLIIIAPFFASFPKVLPRTAERISLSRQASRTSEATAGVDPEDVDPDKKVSFSDMLVTLRRLVTNKAYVFNNAASIFYFFGYMPFFLFQAKYIEIQYRLTPSQANMITGSVSLVFSALGVLIGGMVIQKLRVTSRQLAGWNIATSILSAVGIVGYAWFGCSALNNADIVANSQDVSCSLGCNCDFVKYAPICGSDGQTYLSPCHAGCRDEDRSGSLLYTNCSCIPGYQSGDGNYTSGFGSAVPGSCPVDCWTPFYFFLIVMCINKFIGGTESAANFLIGLRCVEPRDKAISMGFSMAVNTLFSFLPAPIIFGAIIDRTCVLWGRTCAKRGNCWLYDGEALRVSMNYTAAVFVLIGTCFDMGTWYYSKNFKIFDDVPEENATVPVEKELETLVSKGEKNPSQITRTE